A window of Spirochaetae bacterium HGW-Spirochaetae-1 genomic DNA:
GGCCAGCATGTCGACCTCTTCCATTTCGAGCCTTTCTATTTCTGATTCAAATGCTTCCTTTTTTTTGAGCCAGGCCTCGGACATTATGTCCAGCGATTCCGGTGTGTCGGGCAGTCCCGATGTTTTAAAGATGTCCTTGATGTGCTCCTGGATGTTCTGAGGTATTTGTTCAAAATGTTCTCCCATAATTTCCTCCTGATTAAAATAATTTATTTTTTTGTACAGGCACGAGTGATTAAAAAAATCATTCAATATACGGAGAAATCAGGTTCAAGTCAACAAACGAGTTAAAAAAAATGAATATTCCAAATAAATTATATCGTGTTCATGACAAAATATTGAAATTACGGGGAATATTTACTATATATGAATGATTCATTTACTACAGTATTTTCCAATTTCACTGTCAAAGGGGCATATATGGAAAAAGTGATCAACACCCTGCCGGAACATATTCAGGTTCACCTGCGTGAAATACTGCATACTTCCGGGCTTCCCGATACCGGGGAATCGCTGGAGGCCATTGCAAAAAACTGGATTGATAAAATGAATTTATTCCAGGGACAGATCAAATCCCTGGATATGATCGAAACCGGCGTGTTCACCGCCGATGATCCCAGGGGAGCGCTGGCGCTTACCTATTCCGGCTCTCTCATCAGCCTGGGGCCGTCGCGCGACGGACTTCGCTGGATGGAGTATCACAGCATAAAACTGCGGGCCGATGTGCCGGAGATCTTAAAAACCCCGGAGGCAAAAATCAAGGCCGATACGGGAACGGACAAAATACTGGAGTTCGAATCGGGTGTCATCAAGAGCACATCGGCTCTTTACCGGATTGCGGTATGCCGCGACGATGTGAGGCCTGAAGAGCAGGAAATGAGAATACGCGAGGCGGTGCTGTTTCTGACCAACGGCTTTGTTAAAATCAATATGTCCCTCGCTATCAACAGGGATCTGGAAGATGTGCAGTTCACGA
This region includes:
- a CDS encoding HU family DNA-binding protein, with translation MNDSFTTVFSNFTVKGAYMEKVINTLPEHIQVHLREILHTSGLPDTGESLEAIAKNWIDKMNLFQGQIKSLDMIETGVFTADDPRGALALTYSGSLISLGPSRDGLRWMEYHSIKLRADVPEILKTPEAKIKADTGTDKILEFESGVIKSTSALYRIAVCRDDVRPEEQEMRIREAVLFLTNGFVKINMSLAINRDLEDVQFTMKSIIQQVAARNDITLRKARQIIDDYLIILESGMLLGERVPLGRLGRLYLKMQPARKARMGKNFSGEEVMIKARPAMPAPRMSFSSRMKERAAVVEPALDNQVDGDTDNDDDKY